CCGGTTTGTCGTGTGCCTAATAATTCACCAGGTCCCCGGATTTCCAGATCTCGGCGCGCAATCTCAAAGCCATCCTGATTTTCTCGCAGACAGGTTAATCGTGCCGATCCATTTTCGGAGAGCGGCGGATGATAAAGCAACACGCAATGACTTTCTATCTCGCCTCGTCCGACCCGGCCTCGAAGCTGATGTAATTGTGCCAGCCCGAGTCGCTCGGCATTTTCAATAACCATCAAACTGGCATTGGGCACATCCACACCCACCTCAATAACAGTGGTCGCCACCAAAAGATCGATTTCACCGGCTTTAAACCGCTGCATTATCGCCTCTTTGTCATTTGACTTCATGCGACCATGAACCAAGCCGAGCCGCAAGTCTGGTAAAGCCTGCTGCAAATCGGCAAGGGTCTGCTCTGCGGCCTGGCACTGCAAATGTTCTGATTCTTCAATCAGGGTGCAAACCCAGTAGACCTGCCGATCCTGCTGACACGCCGCATGAATTCTGGCGATCACTTCCTGACGTCGGTTATCCGCTACCACAACGGTGGTTACCGGCTGACGACCGGGTGGCAGACTATCGATAATCGACACTTGCAAATCCGCATAAGCCGTCATTGCCAATGTCCTTGGGATTGGCGTTGCCGTCATTACCAATTGGTGCGGATAAATTGTAGTCTGATGGCCCTTGTCACGCAGAGCTAAACGCTGGTGCACACCAAACCGGTGTTGCTCGTCTATCACGACCAGGGCCAAACGTTGAAATTGCACTTGATCTTGAAATAACGCATGCGTGCCAATCAGGACATCCGTTTCTCCCTGAGCCAAAGCGGCGAGCATGTCTCGGCGTTGTTTAGCCGTCTGTTTTCCAGAACACCAGCCAACCGAGACACCTAATGGCAACAACCATTGCTTATAAGTTTGATAATGCTGTTCTGCTAACAACTCAGTCGGCGCCATGATCGCCGCTTGGTAACCGCCGGCAACAGCAGCAATCGCCGCGAGTGCAGAAACCACGGTTTTGCCCGACCCCACATCTCCCTGAACAAGACGTTGCATTGGAATGGGCTGTTGCAGATCGGCATAGATTTCCCCGACGACGCGTTGTTGTGCGACAGTCAGTGAAAAAGGCAACGCCGAAAGAAACGATGCTGACAAAGCGGAATCTGTTGTTAAGACGGGCGCCTGATATTGCTGCCACTGTTGTCGTAATTGACGCATACTGAGCTGATGCGCTAATAACTCTTCAAATGCCAGCCTTTTCTGTGCTGGATGTTGGCGGGCAACCAAGTCGGTAACTGGTGCCTCTGGTGGCGGCTGATGAACCAGTTTTAATGCGTGTTCAAGCGGAATTTCCAATAACGAAAACTGTTTTGCCATTTCATCGGGCAACGGCTTAATAGCGCTCTCCGCCAGAACCGTTAATGCCTGCGCGATTAATTTACGCCAGGTCAGCTGATGTAGCCCTTCGGTTGTTGGGTAAACTGGCGTCAATGTGGCCGCAACCGGGATGACTTCATCCGCTGGTAATAATTGATATTCGGGATGAATCATTTCCAGTGCAGATGGGCCTTGTCGAACTTCACCAAAACAACGTATTCGTTGGCCTTTGGCTAACTGCTGCTGTTGGCTTTTACCAAAATGGAAAAAACGCAGTATCAGGCTGCCACTGCCATCGCCGATATGACACAACAAAGCGCGCCG
The genomic region above belongs to Methylophaga frappieri and contains:
- the recG gene encoding ATP-dependent DNA helicase RecG, which translates into the protein MSQITLQASVTALRGVGEKLQQKLNKLGITRVSDVLFHLPLRYQDRTRLVPLGSLRMQQECLIEGVINLSQITYGRRRALLCHIGDGSGSLILRFFHFGKSQQQQLAKGQRIRCFGEVRQGPSALEMIHPEYQLLPADEVIPVAATLTPVYPTTEGLHQLTWRKLIAQALTVLAESAIKPLPDEMAKQFSLLEIPLEHALKLVHQPPPEAPVTDLVARQHPAQKRLAFEELLAHQLSMRQLRQQWQQYQAPVLTTDSALSASFLSALPFSLTVAQQRVVGEIYADLQQPIPMQRLVQGDVGSGKTVVSALAAIAAVAGGYQAAIMAPTELLAEQHYQTYKQWLLPLGVSVGWCSGKQTAKQRRDMLAALAQGETDVLIGTHALFQDQVQFQRLALVVIDEQHRFGVHQRLALRDKGHQTTIYPHQLVMTATPIPRTLAMTAYADLQVSIIDSLPPGRQPVTTVVVADNRRQEVIARIHAACQQDRQVYWVCTLIEESEHLQCQAAEQTLADLQQALPDLRLGLVHGRMKSNDKEAIMQRFKAGEIDLLVATTVIEVGVDVPNASLMVIENAERLGLAQLHQLRGRVGRGEIESHCVLLYHPPLSENGSARLTCLRENQDGFEIARRDLEIRGPGELLGTRQTGLPQFRIADLLADAMLLDDISAAADRLMSAYPEQVPVLIKRWFAEKMNFGQV